The following are encoded in a window of Astyanax mexicanus isolate ESR-SI-001 chromosome 6, AstMex3_surface, whole genome shotgun sequence genomic DNA:
- the LOC125802482 gene encoding uncharacterized protein LOC125802482 isoform X2, with protein sequence MEKLCGVTAVHLEQLPGGAVQVVTAEGVVQLPDGVEQVVPTEEVVQLPGGAEQVVTAEEVVQLPGGAEQVVTAEEVVQLPDGAEQVVPAEEMVQLPGGAEQVIPAEEVVQLPGGAEQVVPAEGVVQLPDGAEQVVPAEEVVQLPGGAEQVVTAEEVVQLPDGAEQVVPAEEMVQLPGGAEQVVPAEEMVQLPSGAEQVVPAEEVVQLLGGAEQVVPAEEVVQLPGGAEQVVTAEEVVQLPGGAAQVVTAEQVVPAEEVVQLLGGAEQVVPAEEVVQLPGGAEQVVTAEEVVQLLDGAEQVVPAEEVRGPLAELNLL encoded by the exons ATGGAAAAGCTATGTGGGGTCACAGCAGTACATCTggaacagctgccgggtggagcagtgcaggtggtcacagcagagggggTGGTACAACTGCCGGATGGAGTAGAGCAAGTGGTCCccacagaggaggtggtacagctgccgggtggagcagagcaggtggtcacagcagaggaggtggtacagctgccgggtggagcagagcaggtggtcacagcagaggaggtggtacagctgccggatggagcagagcaggtggtcccagcagaggagatggtacagctgccgggtggagcagagcaggtgatcccagcagaggaggtggtacagctgccgggtggagcagagcaggtggtcccagcagagggggtggtacagctgccggatggagcagagcaggtggtcccagcagaggaggtggtacagctgccgggtggagcagagcaggtggtcacagcagaggaggtggtacagctgccggatggagcagagcaggtggtcccagcagaggagatggtacagctgccgggtggagcagagcaggtggtcccagcagaggagatggtacagctgccgagtggagcagagcaggtggtcccagcagaggaggtggtacagctgctgggtggagcagagcaggtggtcccagcagaggaggtggtacagctgccgggtggagcagagcaggtggtcacagcagaggaggtggtacagctgccgggtggagcagcgcaggtggtcacagcagagcag gtggtcccagcagaggaggtggtacagctgctgggtggagcagagcaggtggtcccagcagaggaggtggtacagctgccgg gtggagcagagcaggtggtcacagcagaggaggtggtacagctgctggatggagcagagcaggtggttcCAGCAGAGGAGGTGAGGGGCCCACTGGCTGAACTGAACCTACTATAA
- the LOC125802482 gene encoding uncharacterized protein LOC125802482 isoform X5, protein MEKLCGVTAVHLEQLPGGAVQVVTAEGVVQLPDGVEQVVPTEEVVQLPGGAEQVVTAEEVVQLPGGAEQVVTAEEVVQLPDGAEQVVPAEEMVQLPGGAEQVVPAEEMVQLPGGAEQVVPAEEMVQLPSGAEQVVPAEEVVQLLGGAEQVVPAEEVVQLPGGAEQVVTAEEVVQLPGGAAQVVTAEQVVPAEEVVQLPGGAEQVVPAEEVVQLLGGAEQVVPAEEVVQLPGGAEQVVTAEEVVQLLDGAEQVVPAEEVRGPLAELNLL, encoded by the exons ATGGAAAAGCTATGTGGGGTCACAGCAGTACATCTggaacagctgccgggtggagcagtgcaggtggtcacagcagagggggTGGTACAACTGCCGGATGGAGTAGAGCAAGTGGTCCccacagaggaggtggtacagctgccgggtggagcagagcaggtggtcacagcagaggaggtggtacagctgccgggtggagcagagcaggtggtcacagcagaggaggtggtacagctgccggatggagcagagcaggtggtcccagcagaggagatggtacagctgccgggtggagcagagcag gtggtcccagcagaggagatggtacagctgccgggtggagcagagcaggtggtcccagcagaggagatggtacagctgccgagtggagcagagcaggtggtcccagcagaggaggtggtacagctgctgggtggagcagagcaggtggtcccagcagaggaggtggtacagctgccgggtggagcagagcaggtggtcacagcagaggaggtggtacagctgccgggtggagcagcgcaggtggtcacagcagagcaggtggtcccagcagaggaggtggtacagctgccgggtggagcagagcaggtggtcccagcagaggaggtggtacagctgctgggtggagcagagcaggtggtcccagcagaggaggtggtacagctgccgg gtggagcagagcaggtggtcacagcagaggaggtggtacagctgctggatggagcagagcaggtggttcCAGCAGAGGAGGTGAGGGGCCCACTGGCTGAACTGAACCTACTATAA
- the LOC125802482 gene encoding uncharacterized protein LOC125802482 isoform X1: MEKLCGVTAVHLEQLPGGAVQVVTAEGVVQLPDGVEQVVPTEEVVQLPGGAEQVVTAEEVVQLPGGAEQVVTAEEVVQLPDGAEQVVPAEEMVQLPGGAEQVIPAEEVVQLPGGAEQVVPAEGVVQLPDGAEQVVPAEEVVQLPGGAEQVVTAEEVVQLPDGAEQVVPAEEMVQLPGGAEQVVPAEEMVQLPSGAEQVVPAEEVVQLLGGAEQVVPAEEVVQLPGGAEQVVTAEEVVQLPGGAAQVVTAEQVVPAEEVVQLPGGAEQVVPAEEVVQLLGGAEQVVPAEEVVQLPGGAEQVVTAEEVVQLLDGAEQVVPAEEVRGPLAELNLL, translated from the exons ATGGAAAAGCTATGTGGGGTCACAGCAGTACATCTggaacagctgccgggtggagcagtgcaggtggtcacagcagagggggTGGTACAACTGCCGGATGGAGTAGAGCAAGTGGTCCccacagaggaggtggtacagctgccgggtggagcagagcaggtggtcacagcagaggaggtggtacagctgccgggtggagcagagcaggtggtcacagcagaggaggtggtacagctgccggatggagcagagcaggtggtcccagcagaggagatggtacagctgccgggtggagcagagcaggtgatcccagcagaggaggtggtacagctgccgggtggagcagagcaggtggtcccagcagagggggtggtacagctgccggatggagcagagcaggtggtcccagcagaggaggtggtacagctgccgggtggagcagagcaggtggtcacagcagaggaggtggtacagctgccggatggagcagagcaggtggtcccagcagaggagatggtacagctgccgggtggagcagagcaggtggtcccagcagaggagatggtacagctgccgagtggagcagagcaggtggtcccagcagaggaggtggtacagctgctgggtggagcagagcaggtggtcccagcagaggaggtggtacagctgccgggtggagcagagcaggtggtcacagcagaggaggtggtacagctgccgggtggagcagcgcaggtggtcacagcagagcaggtggtcccagcagaggaggtggtacagctgccgggtggagcagagcaggtggtcccagcagaggaggtggtacagctgctgggtggagcagagcaggtggtcccagcagaggaggtggtacagctgccgg gtggagcagagcaggtggtcacagcagaggaggtggtacagctgctggatggagcagagcaggtggttcCAGCAGAGGAGGTGAGGGGCCCACTGGCTGAACTGAACCTACTATAA
- the LOC125802482 gene encoding uncharacterized protein LOC125802482 isoform X4: MEKLCGVTAVHLEQLPGGAVQVVTAEGVVQLPDGVEQVVPTEEVVQLPGGAEQVVTAEEVVQLPGGAEQVVTAEEVVQLPGGAEQVVTAEEVVQLPDGAEQVVPAEEMVQLPGGAEQVVPAEEMVQLPSGAEQVVPAEEVVQLLGGAEQVVPAEEVVQLPGGAEQVVTAEEVVQLPGGAAQVVTAEQVVPAEEVVQLPGGAEQVVPAEEVVQLLGGAEQVVPAEEVVQLPGGAEQVVTAEEVVQLLDGAEQVVPAEEVRGPLAELNLL; encoded by the exons ATGGAAAAGCTATGTGGGGTCACAGCAGTACATCTggaacagctgccgggtggagcagtgcaggtggtcacagcagagggggTGGTACAACTGCCGGATGGAGTAGAGCAAGTGGTCCccacagaggaggtggtacagctgccgggtggagcagagcaggtggtcacagcagaggaggtggtacagctgccgggtggagcagagcaggtggtcacagcagaggag gtggtacagctgccgggtggagcagagcaggtggtcacagcagaggaggtggtacagctgccggatggagcagagcaggtggtcccagcagaggagatggtacagctgccgggtggagcagagcaggtggtcccagcagaggagatggtacagctgccgagtggagcagagcaggtggtcccagcagaggaggtggtacagctgctgggtggagcagagcaggtggtcccagcagaggaggtggtacagctgccgggtggagcagagcaggtggtcacagcagaggaggtggtacagctgccgggtggagcagcgcaggtggtcacagcagagcaggtggtcccagcagaggaggtggtacagctgccgggtggagcagagcaggtggtcccagcagaggaggtggtacagctgctgggtggagcagagcaggtggtcccagcagaggaggtggtacagctgccgg gtggagcagagcaggtggtcacagcagaggaggtggtacagctgctggatggagcagagcaggtggttcCAGCAGAGGAGGTGAGGGGCCCACTGGCTGAACTGAACCTACTATAA
- the LOC125802482 gene encoding uncharacterized protein LOC125802482 isoform X3, which translates to MEKLCGVTAVHLEQLPGGAVQVVTAEGVVQLPDGVEQVVPTEEVVQLPGGAEQVVTAEEVVQLPGGAEQVVTAEEVVQLPDGAEQVVPAEEMVQLPGGAEQVIPAEEVVQLPGGAEQVVPAEGVVQLPDGAEQVVPAEEVVQLPGGAEQVVTAEEVVQLPDGAEQVVPAEEMVQLPGGAEQVVPAEEMVQLPSGAEQVVPAEEVVQLLGGAEQVVPAEEVVQLPGGAEQVVTAEEVVQLPGGAEQVVTAEEVVQLLDGAEQVVPAEEVRGPLAELNLL; encoded by the exons ATGGAAAAGCTATGTGGGGTCACAGCAGTACATCTggaacagctgccgggtggagcagtgcaggtggtcacagcagagggggTGGTACAACTGCCGGATGGAGTAGAGCAAGTGGTCCccacagaggaggtggtacagctgccgggtggagcagagcaggtggtcacagcagaggaggtggtacagctgccgggtggagcagagcaggtggtcacagcagaggaggtggtacagctgccggatggagcagagcaggtggtcccagcagaggagatggtacagctgccgggtggagcagagcaggtgatcccagcagaggaggtggtacagctgccgggtggagcagagcaggtggtcccagcagagggggtggtacagctgccggatggagcagagcaggtggtcccagcagaggaggtggtacagctgccgggtggagcagagcaggtggtcacagcagaggaggtggtacagctgccggatggagcagagcaggtggtcccagcagaggagatggtacagctgccgggtggagcagagcaggtggtcccagcagaggagatggtacagctgccgagtggagcagagcaggtggtcccagcagaggaggtggtacagctgctgggtggagcagagcaggtggtcccagcagaggaggtggtacagctgccgggtggagcagagcaggtggtcacagcagaggaggtggtacagctgccgg gtggagcagagcaggtggtcacagcagaggaggtggtacagctgctggatggagcagagcaggtggttcCAGCAGAGGAGGTGAGGGGCCCACTGGCTGAACTGAACCTACTATAA